CCCTCGCCATAGCTGACCCGAGCCGCCTGGACGATACTCGAATCGTTGCCCATGACATCGACCAGGCAGACGAAACCGTCGTCGAGAACGGGAAATTTCTGCCAGCGAAGCGAATCCAGATCGAGTTGTTTTTCCGACATCGGTGTTTCATCCTTCAGAGTTCTGCCCGCCCTCCTTAATGACTTGGCCTTTGCTCGCAGATTTCGGAGATCTGAAAGCGACGCCGGGCGGAAAAAATAGTGTAGGCAGACCGGGATTGTCATGCACCTCTACAGACGTCCTGTTACAATCAAACTTCCAGAATGAAGCCGGATCCATTCGCGAAAGGACTGAAAATGAAGAGCCGCTCGCTCCTGATACTGACTGCATTCACCACGCTGGCCGTCTCGGGCAGCGGTGTTTTCGCCCAGCCGGACCGTTCTCGCGGACCGATTGAACGCGAGATTATCGAAGAACTGCTGCGACTGCACAATGAACACCGGGAACGCGTCGAGGAACTTCGCCGCGACCAGGACGAACGATTGCGGGAACATCGCGAAGAACACCCCGGCCGCGAAGAACATCGCCGAGACGAAGGACGGGAGCCCCGCGAGGAACGGGAAGAGCGGGAGCACGGTGAAAACCGCGAGCATGCTGAACATCGCGAGCGGGAACAGCACGAGGTTCACCAGAAGATTCGGCATCTCATCGAGGCTGCTGAACATCTGGAACTGGCCGGACGCAAGCAGATCGCCGAGGATCTCCGACGGGAAGCTCACGAGATCGAGCGGGAATTTGAGCGGCGCCAGCGTGAGCAGCGGAATCCGATGGAAGAGCTGGCTCCCGTCATTCGCCAGCTGATGCAGGTTCAGGAAGAACTTCGCAAGCTGCACGAAGAAGTTCGCCGCCTGCGTGAAGAACAGGCCCGGCGTCCGGAACCCCCGCGTCCGCCGCATCCCGTGCTGCGTCCAGACGGCCCGCCCCGCCCGCCGGAACATCGTCGTGGTGAAGACGGCGACCGCCCCCGCAGTGAAGAGCAGCGGGACAATGATCGCCGAAACGAAGGCCCGGGCGATCGCCGCCCGCCGGCTCGCGACTAGAGCCCATCAAGCGATCTGCCAACCCATGAATCTGCTCCGCGAACTTCATTCACAGGGCAGATTCATGTACTTTTATGGGTAATCTCCCCGCAATTCTCGCGGATGCCGTTTCTGACTTCCTCCACTCGCAGAGATTGACACCATGGCCGAACTGAATTTCAAGCAGGAACTGACCAGCGTTTTCGGGCAGCCCGTCGCGGAAAACCCGACGCAGGCGATGATCGAAGCGGCTTATCAGCATCACGGTCTCGACTGGCGATATCTCACGATTGAAGTCGCTCCCGAGGACCTGCCGGCAGCCGTGCAGGGCATGCGGGCCATGAATTTCCGGGGCGGCAACCTGACGATTCCGCACAAAGTCGCCGTGATTCCCCTGCTCGACCGACTTTCCGAAGCCGCTCAGCTGATGGGAGCCGTGAACTGCATCATCCGTGAGGGAGACGAACTGGTCGGCGACAATACCGACGGCAAAGGCTTCGTCGATTCTCTGCGTCCCGTTTGCGACCCAGCCGGCAAGAAGGTTGTTATTCTCGGTGCCGGCGGCGCAGCCCGGGCAATCTCGGTCGAACTCGCCCTGGCCGGTGTCGAGGACATCACGATCGTTAACCGCGATTCGGGACGCGGCACGGGACTGCTCGACCTGCTCAACGGACCCGTCGCCAAAGCGACTTCGGTGAAAGCGACCTTTGTGCCCTGGGAGGGCGACTTCGATGTTCCCCCCGGCACCGACGTCGTGATCAACGCGACATCGATCGGCCTGTTCCCGGATGTGAACGCCCGGATCCCGCTTCATATGGCTTCGCTGGAGCCGAATATGGTCGTAGCCGATGTGATCCCGAATCCGCCGGAAACGCGCCTCGTGAAAGAAGCCCGAGCGATCGGCTGCGAAGTGCTCGACGGACTCGGCATGCTGGTCAATCAGGGCGTGATCGGTTTCCGCCTCTGGACTGGCGTCGATCCCGATCCGGTCATCATGCGACGGGCTCTGGAAACGGTGTTTGACGCCTAACGATCCGTCGCTGCGGAAGGCTTCACCGCCGGCCAGGGGAGCAACGAGACAGCCAGAATCCCAGCCGCAGCTCCAACGATGTCGGCGGACCAGTCGAGCAGTTCCGGGGAACGCTCAACCAAAGCCTGCGTCATTTCATCGAACGCACCGAAGACCGCCAGACTGGCCCAGAGCAGAAGTCCCTGCGTGACCGACGGCATTCGCCGCACACGCAGGTTCGCGGCTGCGAGAAGCCCCAACACGGCATAGGCCCCGAAGTGCAACAGCTTATCGGACGCACCGGTGTCCGGAACGTCCTCCACGGGTAAGTGCGTAAAGACGACAAGCGTGGTTGCGTAGCCGATGAGGAGAATGAGCAGGACCGTCTTCAGCATTACGTTGCAGCCGATTCATCGTGAGGTGGTGAAAGACTGCCAAGCTGAAGGGTCGGCCGACGGGTGTCAATAGATATTGAGCTCGACCGTCTGACCATTGCCCAGATCGTACAGGAAGATCGCCGCTTCATCCTCTTCGACCCAGCCCATCCTGTTCGTCTCGGGAGAGATCGCACTTGGGCGTCTCAGCGGGGAACCGGCTTCCACGGTGACCTCGTCGGAGTCGATTTTCCAATGGCCGATTCCCTTTGCCGTGCCATTATCGCAGTTGAACAGGACCGCTTCGGTGGCGTCCAGGAAGGCCATCCTTCCGCAGGAAACAGGAGCTTCCGGCTTGAGGTCGTGGACCACGGACTGATCTTCCGGGTTGAACGTGGTCAGTTTCCCTCCGTGATTGACCACCAGCAGGGAATCGTCGGGAGAAAACGCGATCGATTCGACCGAACCCCTGACGGAGATCGTACCGATTTCGGTGGCCTTCAGGTCGAACAGCTTGATCTCGTTTCCACTGACAGCGGCAAAGAGTTCCCCTGTTCCAGAGAACTGTACCAGACCGAACCCACCGAAACTGAGCGAGCCTTCCGCCGCCCCGGTCGCCGTGTTGTAAACGTAGACAGTCTTTTCGGAGTCGTAGATCGCAAACCGGGATCGGTCACGCGACAACTCGCCGCGAACAAACTTCGCAGTCTGCTGGGCAACAGGAACACTTTTGCCCCCGTCGTACCGCATGATCTGATTGCCGAAGGCGATCCAGATATTGTCATCTGCCACATAGCCGACCGCTTTCAGTTCTCCCAGATCGATGGGCAGAGTTTTCTCTGGCTTCGTTCCGTCGACCTTCCAGATCTCCAGGGCTCCCATCGAACGCCCCGCGACGATCTTCTGACCATCTGGACTGAACGAAAGCGAAAGCGGAATCCCGCGAGGAATCACTTTCTCCGGCGGCTGGAACAGGACGAAGCCCAACGCTCCGAACATCACCAGCAGGACCGCCCCGAGTGAACCAAGAACGACATTCCGCCGCTGAGGATCATGCGGCCAGACGACGTCCCGAATGACGTCGGGCGAGAAGAAGTCTTTGATGCTCGTGTTGGACGACTTCACAGCCGTGGCTTTCTTGCC
This region of Rubinisphaera margarita genomic DNA includes:
- the aroE gene encoding shikimate dehydrogenase; its protein translation is MAELNFKQELTSVFGQPVAENPTQAMIEAAYQHHGLDWRYLTIEVAPEDLPAAVQGMRAMNFRGGNLTIPHKVAVIPLLDRLSEAAQLMGAVNCIIREGDELVGDNTDGKGFVDSLRPVCDPAGKKVVILGAGGAARAISVELALAGVEDITIVNRDSGRGTGLLDLLNGPVAKATSVKATFVPWEGDFDVPPGTDVVINATSIGLFPDVNARIPLHMASLEPNMVVADVIPNPPETRLVKEARAIGCEVLDGLGMLVNQGVIGFRLWTGVDPDPVIMRRALETVFDA
- a CDS encoding VanZ family protein gives rise to the protein MLKTVLLILLIGYATTLVVFTHLPVEDVPDTGASDKLLHFGAYAVLGLLAAANLRVRRMPSVTQGLLLWASLAVFGAFDEMTQALVERSPELLDWSADIVGAAAGILAVSLLPWPAVKPSAATDR